The following are encoded in a window of Panicum virgatum strain AP13 chromosome 5N, P.virgatum_v5, whole genome shotgun sequence genomic DNA:
- the LOC120672491 gene encoding scarecrow-like protein 9 codes for MVMDAGLHELCALLPGSNKRDGHLPIYPQIAPAANRFTAEDLESLLFVPHDGIAAAAGVGGGYLNVAPTTVVPPASTYQASPPRDAAAAGGGGYLNVASATVVPPAPTNTVSPPRDAEAAAAPAAAGQPDDSEAFSDIVLGYINRMLMAEDIDDKFDHYPEHSALLAAEKPFLEILTDQPASSGGSAVESPDGSSVTNSCNSLGSCSCGAAVSGGFGTLPTPALDLRSAAFLQPPQLYQDLSPESGVVDAGGPWPYDPTEFYQLQPNPVAEALLSQSPSFASSNCSGVASSDGFESLLSSSGVMPDVGFTDFVVQSQQAMQFCRGLEEASKFLPDESKLVIDLEKSTSVASLVANVKEEKRFAEVKTEKNDIEAAVHRGKKHLYGDDLDAEEGRCSKHSAAAAIDPDHLVREMMDKVLLCNGEMCSKGVKELREALQHDVAKHSHGGHGKDSGHGKGRGKKQPKKEVIDLETLLIHCAQSVATNDRRGATELLKQIRQHASPNGDGDQRLAYCFANGLEARLAGNGSQIYKSVVMTRFPCTDVLKAYQLYLAACPFKKISHFFANQTIVNAVEKAKKVHIVDYGIYYGFQWPCLIQRLSTMPGGPPRLRITGIDTPQPGFRPAERIEETGRYLKDYAQTFNVPFEFQAIPSRFEAVKIEDLHIEKDELLIVNCMFKLKTLMEESVVAESPRNMVLNTIRKMNPHVFIHGIVNGSYNAPFFVSRFREALFHYSAIFDMLETNIPRDNEQRLLIEAALFGREAMNVISCEGLERMERPETYKQWQVRNRRAGFKQLPINQDIMKRAREKVRCYHKDFIIDEDNKWLLQGWKGRILLALSTWKPDHKSSMITEHCK; via the coding sequence ATGGTCATGGACGCCGGCCTGCACGAGCTGTGCGCGCTGCTGCCGGGATCCAACAAGCGCGATGGCCACCTGCCAATCTACCCCCAAATCGCCCCCGCCGCCAATCGGTTCACGGCGGAGGACCTCGAGTCGCTGCTGTTCGTGCCGCACGACGGgatcgccgccgctgcgggggtcggcggcggctacCTGAACGTCGCGCCTACTACCGTGGTCCCGCCCGCATCCACCTACCAAGCGTCGCCGCCGAGGGATGCCGccgctgcgggcggcggcggctacctgAATGTCGCGTCTGCGACCGTGGTCCCGCCTGCACCCACCAACACCGTGTCGCCGCCGAGGGATGCCGAGGCCGCggccgctccggcggcggccgggcagcCTGACGACTCGGAGGCGTTCTCTGACATCGTGCTGGGATACATCAACCGCATGCTCATGGCCGAGGACATCGACGATAAGTTCGATCACTACCCGGAGCActccgcgctgctcgccgccgagaAGCCGTTCCTCGAGATCCTCACCGACCAGCCCGCGAGCTCCGGCGGGAGCGCGGTCGAGAGCCCCGACGGTAGCAGCGTCACCAACTCCTGCAACAGCCTCGGCTCCTGCagctgcggcgcggcggtgTCCGGTGGCTTCGGCACCTTGCCGACGCCGGCGCTCGACCTCCGCTCGGCGGCGTTCCTGCAGCCGCCGCAGCTGTATCAGGATCTGAGCCCTGAGAGCGGCGTGGTGGATGCTGGCGGCCCGTGGCCGTACGACCCGACGGAGTTCTATCAGCTGCAGCCCAACCCGGTGGCGGAGGCCCTGCTTTCGCAGTCGCCGTCGTTCGCGTCATCGAACTGCAGCGGTGTTGCATCATCAGACGGCTTTGAGTCGTTGTTGAGCTCGTCTGGTGTCATGCCGGATGTTGGCTTCACCGATTTTGTTGTGCAGAGCCAGCAGGCCATGCAGTTCTGCCGGGGACTGGAAGAGGCAAGTAAGTTTCTGCCTGACGAGAGTAAGCTTGTCATCGATCTTGAGAAGTCAACATCTGTTGCAAGCTTGGTGGCTAATGTCAAAGAGGAAAAGAGGTTTGCAGAGGTCAAGACAGAGAAGAATGATATTGAGGCAGCAGTTCACAGAGGGAAGAAGCATTTGTACGGTGATGACTTGGATGCAGAAGAAGGGAGGTGTAGTAAacattcagcagcagcagctattGATCCTGATCACCTTGTGCGAGAGATGATGGACAAGGTCTTGCTGTGCAATGGAGAGATGTGCTCCAAAGGCGTCAAGGAGTTGCGTGAAGCCCTGCAACATGACGTTGCGAAGCATTCCCATGGGGGTCATGGAAAAGATTCCGGACATGGCAAGGGCCGTGGCAAGAAGCAGCCAAAGAAAGAGGTGATTGACTTGGAAACTCTCCTCATCCACTGTGCTCAGTCTGTGGCCACCAATGATCGGCGTGGCGCAACTGAGCTCCTAAAGCAGATCAGGCAGCATGCATCTCCCAATGGTGATGGTGACCAGCGTCTGGCATACTGCTTTGCCAATGGTCTTGAGGCGAGGCTTGCTGGTAATGGGAGTCAGATTTACAAGTCTGTCGTAATGACACGGTTTCCCTGCACTGATGTGCTGAAAGCCTACCAGCTTTACTTAGCAGCTTGCCCATTCAAGAAGATATCTCATTTCTTTGCCAATCAAACAATTGTGAATGCTGTGGAGAAGGCTAAGAAAGTTCACATTGTCGACTATGGCATATACTACGGATTTCAGTGGCCATGCCTCATTCAGCGGCTATCTACTATGCCTGGTGGCCCTCCAAGACTCCGGATCACAGGAATTGACACGCCTCAACCTGGTTTTCGCCCAGCAGAGCGTATAGAGGAGACAGGAAGATACTTAAAAGATTATGCTCAGACCTTCAATGTCCCATTTGAGTTCCAAGCCATCCCATCTCGATTTGAGGCTGTTAAGATAGAGGATCTCCACATTGAGAAGGATGAGCTGCTAATTGTCAACTGCATGTTCAAGCTCAAGACATTGATGGAAGAGAGTGTGGTGGCTGAGAGTCCAAGGAACATGGTCCTGAACACAATCAGGAAGATGAACCCACATGTCTTCATCCATGGGATCGTCAATGGATCTTACAATGCTCCATTCTTCGTGTCACGCTTCAGGGAAGCCTTGTTCCACTACTCTGCTATCTTTGACATGCTGGAGACAAACATTCCAAGGGACAACGAGCAGAGGCTGCTCATCGAGGCAGCCCTGTTTGGGCGAGAGGCAATGAACGTGATCTCCTGCGAGGGGCTGGAGAGGATGGAGAGGCCAGAGACATACAAGCAGTGGCAGGTTCGGAATCGGAGGGCGGGGTTCAAGCAGCTGCCGATCAACCAGGACATCATGAAGCGCGCGCGGGAGAAGGTCAGGTGCTACCACAAGGACTTCATCATCGACGAGGACAACAAGTGGTTACTGCAAGGGTGGAAAGGGCGCATCCTGCTGGCGCTCTCCACATGGAAACCAGATCACAAATCTTCTATGATCACAGAGCACTGTAAATGA